Part of the Tidjanibacter massiliensis genome is shown below.
CATGACCGGCCCGCTGGAACTGCCCTCGTTCGACAGCGGCGACATCCTCATCCGGAACGCAGAGGGCAGATATACGCTGCGGTACGATACGGCGTACCGGCAGGCTTCGTGGGTGGCCTACGTCCTGACGGGCGAGGATGCGGCCCCCGGCCAAGCCAAACGCCGCGACCGGTTCGTACCCGACCCCACCGTAGTAAAAGCCGGATATCCCACCGCGACCACCGCCTCTTACAAGGGGAGCGGATACGACCGCGGGCATCTCTGCCCTTCGGCCGACCGTTCCCGTTCGCAGGAAGAGAACGACTGCACCTTCTACCTCTCCAACATCGCTCCACAGACACCCGCTCTGAACCGTGGCCCGTGGAAAGAGCTCGAAGAACAGGCGAGACGGTGGGCCGTGCGGTGCGACACGCTCTACATCGTTGCCGGAGGCGTCCTGACGTCCGGTCTCGATACCCTGCCCTCGGGCATAGGCATACCGGAATACTTCTACAAGGCGATACTGGCACGAGAGGGAAACGACTTCGAGGCCATCGGATTCCTGCTGCCGAACGCAACGCACTTCGAGGGAGAATATGCGGATTATGCCGTCCCGATAGAGCGTCTGCAGGCTTTCACCTCCCTCGATTTCTACCCCAATCTGCCGGACAGTACGGAGCAAAGGGTGGAAAGGGAGTATTCGTACCGTTTCTGGTTCGGACAATGAGATAAGCGGCCGGCGCCACACCGCAAGCGAAAAGAAGAACGGAGGCCGCGTCTAACGGCTCGTACCGGAATCTTTCCGGCCGAAGATGTTGTAGCGGGCGAGCAGGCGGTTCCGGCGGGGCAGAAGGGCGAACTCAGCCAACAGCAGGAAAAGCACTGCAACAAGCAGGTATTGGTAACGTTCGTCGTACTCCTCGAAGACCATCTCCGACAGGTGCGCCTTTTCGGTTTCGTTTATCCGGGCGATTACCTCCTGCAGTCCTATCGACTGGTTGCCGGCACGCACGTAGGCCCCTCCGGTCGCAAGGGCTATCTCCTGCAGCGTCTTTTCATCCAGCTTGGACACCACGATATCGCCGTTCTCGTCCCGGATGAAATCACCGCCGAGCTCGATGGGAGCCCCCTCGGGCGTACCTATCCCGATGGTATAAATCTTCACGCCCTGCGAAGCGGCATGTTCCGCGGCCGCGAGCGGGTCGTCTTCATGGTTCTCCCCATCGGTGATGAGGATGACGACACGGCTGTTCTCGCTCCCCGACGTGAACGACGAAGCTGCGAGCGAAATGGCACTGCCGAGCGCGGTACCCTGTTTGGAGACCATATTGGGCGATATCTGCGCCACGAAGTTGCGGGCCGTCAGATAATCGGACGTAATGGGAAGCTGCACGTAGGCGTCCCCTGCGAAGACGATGACGCCCACCTTATCCTCCTCCAACCCCTCCAACACCTTTTCTACGGCATATTTGGTACGTTCGAGCCGGTTGGGTTCGAAATCGCGGGCCAGCATGGAGTTGGAGACATCGACCGCTATCATTATCTCCACCCCTTCGCGCTCCACCTCCCGGAGTTTGGAACCGAGCTGCGGACGGGCCATCGCCACTGCAAGCAACGCCAGCGCCGTCAAAAAAAACACCGCCTTGTTGCGCATACGCGTCGGCGAAGCCTCCGGCATGAGTTCTGCAAGCGTCTGCGGATTGCCGAAACGCTCCAGCCTTCTGCGGCGCGACCGAACGGCAAACAGATACACCGCCGTCAGCAGCGGTATCGCCGCCAACAGGTACAAATAATCCGGAACCGCGAATTTCAACATCTCCTATCCATCTGTTTTTACCCGGCGGTGCTCTCCGCCGACCCTATTGCCTCTCCTTTGCAGAAAGCGCCGCAACGTTCTTCCTCTTCGTAACCGCCGTTGTCACACGGCTCCGACACGGAAATTCTCCCCTCCCCGACCGACGGCAGCCTTACGGCAGCCGCCTGAGCCAAAGGAAACGCACGAGGAACTCCGCCGCGAGCAGAATGAACGCCCAAAGCATGTACCTTCCGGCCAGCTCCGTATGCGTCATATACTCGCTGGTCTCTACCCGGCTCTTCTCCATTTCGTTTATACGGGAATACACCTCCGCCAGCGTCCCCGCATCGGTGGCCCGGAAATACTCCCCTCCGGTACGCGAAGCGATGTCGGTGAGTATCTCTTCGTCTATCTCCACCGGCATGGGAACGTAACGCACCATGCCCCACATGTCCTGCACCGGATAGGGAGCCGTTCCGCGCGTCCCGACACCTATCGTATAAACGCGTATTCCGTACGAGGCGGCGATATCGGCCGCCGTGGCGGGCGACACCTGGCCCGCATTGTTCACGCCGTCGGTCAGCAAGATGACCACCTTGCTCTTGGCATCGCTTTCGCGGAGCCGGTTGACAGCCGTGGCCAAGCCGTTGCCTATCGCCGTACCGTCCTCTATCATGCCGGTACTAATCTGCCCCAACAACGTCTGGAGCGTACTCCGGTCGGTCGTCAGGGGACTCTGCGTGAAACTCTCACCCGCGAAGGCCACGATACCGATGCGGTCGTTGGGTCTGTCGGCCACGAATTTGGCGGCCACGTCCTTTGCCGCCGTGATACGGTCGGGTTCAAAGTCGCGGGCCAGCATGCTGGTCGATACGTCCATCGCCAGCACGATATCGATACCTTCGGTGGTCGTGGAGCTCCCCTTCTCGGAGTTCTGCGGCCGGGCCAACGCCACCACGAGCAGCGCCACCGCCGTACAGCGCAATACGAACGGCAGGTGCCGCGCCCAATACCTCACCCCTCTGGACACTCCCTCCAGCGGGACGACCGAAGAGATGCGCAACGCAGAACCGCCCCGGCGGACGCGCCACACATAAAGCGCGGCCATCGGCAGCAACAGGACCAGCAGCCACAACAGTTCCGGATTGGCGAATTGCGTTATCTTCATGCTATCAACTCAATGGTTCTCAACAAAGGCAGCACCCGGCTACCAGTTCTTTCCCGACCGGGCCACACCGACCGCACGCTGGGCATTTACCTTCTCACGCGTCCTGTCCTCCTGCTGCTGCATGGCATCCAGAATATTCTCGGCATCCTCACGGCTCATGCCGCCCGGAGTCTCCTGCTCTCGGGACTCCCTTTTCGGCCCGGAGTCATCCCCGGCACTTCCGCCGTCGTCCCGGTCGTCGGAGCTGTCGTCCCCGTCGGAGTCGTTCCGGTCATCCGGACGGTCATTTCCACCCTCGTCACGGTTCTCCGAACCGTCCCGATTCTGCTCCCGGTCGCCGTCGCGGTTCTGATTTCCATTTTGGTCCTGGTCCTGGTTCTGGTTTTGATTCCGGTCGTCGCCTCCGCCGCCCTCCTGTTGCTGCTCTTCGAGCAGTTTCTGGACATACGCAAGATTGTATTTCGTTTCAAGGTCGGCCGGATTTTCACGAAGCGACTGCTTGTAGAAATCGGCCGCCTCTTTCAGTTTCTGCTGTGCGAACATGTCGTTGCCCAGGTTGTGGAAAACCTTGGCCCGCTGACCGGGCGTCAGGTCGGAACGTTCGGCCAATGCACCGAGCACTTCGGCGGCCCCGGCATAATCTCCCTGCTTGTAAAGCGCATCGGCCAGATTGAACGCGGCCGCGAACGATGAAGGTTCCTTGGCGAGCGCCTCGCGGAAAGCCTCCGCCCCCGCGGCATACTCCTGCGCCTCGTAACTGCGGTTGCCGGCGCGCAGGTGACGGCGCTCGGGATGCTGCTGCGCGGTAACCCCGCCGCACCACAGGAGCGCGGCTGCAAACAGAACGGCCCCGACGGCCCGTTTAACGGCTCTCCTTCCCATCGTTCTCCTCCTTTTCCCCTCCGTCGGCTTCAGCCGGCACCTCTTTCGTATCCTCCACAAAATAATAGGCCGCATAATAGAGGTTCTCGTTCTCTTCCCCGGCGGGTACATGTCTGGCGAACTTCACGAGGTCGGCCGTCAGCAGGATGGCCCGCAGGTCGCGACGGTTCTTGTCCGACATCTGCAGAGCCGCCGCGGCCCCCATGATTTCGTCCGAGGTCATCTCCATCGCATTGACGCCGTAACGTCCGTTCAGGTAGGCCCGCACGATATCGGTCAGTTGCGTATAATAGCTCTTCACCCGACCGCTCTGCCACAGCTTCCGGTTATGGAGAGTCTCCAAATCCTGTATCGCCTGCACATGGGGCGGTACGACGGGTACGGACCGGCCTTCCGGTACGGTACCGCGCCGACGGGCCCGATAACGGCAGACCTGTATCACCACGGCCGCCAGCACCGCCGCAAACACCAGTATCGCCGCCGCATAGCCCGCGAATTCACCGACCATCAGCGGGGCCTGCTCCGGGCCCTTGATGTCATAGACGGTACTCTTCTGGGTATCGACCGGAAAGGTATCGACCACGATGCGCAGAGGCGCCTGCGAATAGAGCGTATCGGTGATATTCTTGTCGCCGTAAAGCACCGGATAACGCCCCAGCTCGTAAATCCCCGCATCGAACGAGGTCAGTTCGTACCGT
Proteins encoded:
- a CDS encoding VWA domain-containing protein, with translation MLKFAVPDYLYLLAAIPLLTAVYLFAVRSRRRRLERFGNPQTLAELMPEASPTRMRNKAVFFLTALALLAVAMARPQLGSKLREVEREGVEIMIAVDVSNSMLARDFEPNRLERTKYAVEKVLEGLEEDKVGVIVFAGDAYVQLPITSDYLTARNFVAQISPNMVSKQGTALGSAISLAASSFTSGSENSRVVILITDGENHEDDPLAAAEHAASQGVKIYTIGIGTPEGAPIELGGDFIRDENGDIVVSKLDEKTLQEIALATGGAYVRAGNQSIGLQEVIARINETEKAHLSEMVFEEYDERYQYLLVAVLFLLLAEFALLPRRNRLLARYNIFGRKDSGTSR
- a CDS encoding DNA/RNA non-specific endonuclease, which produces MDKRRNEPTDRERRRNRLAGAALFLLLAVAGKLYYDYCLHNPLLGSPPPTIAHEAHPQDSAGDTRYLRADVRDMSNREARNERDTAPEPATETAAAGTRSMTGPLELPSFDSGDILIRNAEGRYTLRYDTAYRQASWVAYVLTGEDAAPGQAKRRDRFVPDPTVVKAGYPTATTASYKGSGYDRGHLCPSADRSRSQEENDCTFYLSNIAPQTPALNRGPWKELEEQARRWAVRCDTLYIVAGGVLTSGLDTLPSGIGIPEYFYKAILAREGNDFEAIGFLLPNATHFEGEYADYAVPIERLQAFTSLDFYPNLPDSTEQRVEREYSYRFWFGQ
- a CDS encoding vWA domain-containing protein, whose translation is MKITQFANPELLWLLVLLLPMAALYVWRVRRGGSALRISSVVPLEGVSRGVRYWARHLPFVLRCTAVALLVVALARPQNSEKGSSTTTEGIDIVLAMDVSTSMLARDFEPDRITAAKDVAAKFVADRPNDRIGIVAFAGESFTQSPLTTDRSTLQTLLGQISTGMIEDGTAIGNGLATAVNRLRESDAKSKVVILLTDGVNNAGQVSPATAADIAASYGIRVYTIGVGTRGTAPYPVQDMWGMVRYVPMPVEIDEEILTDIASRTGGEYFRATDAGTLAEVYSRINEMEKSRVETSEYMTHTELAGRYMLWAFILLAAEFLVRFLWLRRLP
- a CDS encoding tetratricopeptide repeat protein, yielding MGRRAVKRAVGAVLFAAALLWCGGVTAQQHPERRHLRAGNRSYEAQEYAAGAEAFREALAKEPSSFAAAFNLADALYKQGDYAGAAEVLGALAERSDLTPGQRAKVFHNLGNDMFAQQKLKEAADFYKQSLRENPADLETKYNLAYVQKLLEEQQQEGGGGDDRNQNQNQDQDQNGNQNRDGDREQNRDGSENRDEGGNDRPDDRNDSDGDDSSDDRDDGGSAGDDSGPKRESREQETPGGMSREDAENILDAMQQQEDRTREKVNAQRAVGVARSGKNW